Proteins found in one Methylobacterium sp. CB376 genomic segment:
- the recF gene encoding DNA replication/repair protein RecF (All proteins in this family for which functions are known are DNA-binding proteins that assist the filamentation of RecA onto DNA for the initiation of recombination or recombinational repair.), with protein MAAPDPFRVTRLIARDFRNHASLDLGVGRPFVALVGENGAGKTNILEALSLFAPGRGLRRADFAAMAREGGPGGFAVSLSVEGPHGEHRVGTAWEPPQGREERGGRQCRIDGASAPSPTAFAEQLRVVWLTPDLDALFRGPAGDRRRFLDRLVLAVDAGHGSRVSALERALRSRNRLLEERPEDGPWLDAIEREVAELAIAVALARRETVERLDRLILATRDAASPFPWAGVRLEGDIDDLVAVWPAVDAEDRFRATLRQNRFRDRAAGRTLAGPQASDLVVRHGPKDVPAGTASTGEQKALLIGLVLAHARLVAGMSGLAPLVLLDEVAAHLDPRRRAGLFDALEALPGQVWMTGADPALFAELGSRGDVVAVAEGQVRPG; from the coding sequence ATGGCCGCCCCCGATCCCTTCCGCGTCACGCGCCTCATCGCCCGCGACTTCCGCAACCACGCCAGCCTCGACCTCGGCGTGGGCCGGCCCTTCGTGGCGCTGGTGGGCGAGAACGGTGCCGGCAAGACCAACATCCTCGAGGCGCTCTCGCTGTTCGCGCCCGGCCGGGGCCTGCGCCGGGCCGATTTCGCCGCCATGGCGCGCGAGGGCGGGCCGGGCGGCTTCGCGGTGTCGCTCAGCGTCGAGGGGCCGCACGGTGAGCACCGCGTCGGCACCGCCTGGGAGCCGCCGCAGGGGCGCGAGGAGCGCGGCGGGCGCCAGTGCCGGATCGACGGAGCGAGCGCCCCCTCGCCCACCGCCTTCGCGGAGCAGTTGCGGGTCGTCTGGCTCACCCCGGACCTCGACGCGCTGTTCCGCGGCCCGGCGGGGGATCGGCGGCGCTTCCTCGACCGCCTCGTCCTCGCGGTCGATGCCGGCCACGGCAGCCGCGTCAGCGCCCTTGAGCGTGCCCTGCGCTCCCGCAACCGGCTGCTGGAGGAGCGGCCCGAGGACGGGCCCTGGCTCGACGCGATCGAGCGCGAGGTGGCGGAACTGGCGATCGCCGTGGCGCTCGCCCGGCGCGAGACGGTGGAGCGCCTCGACCGGCTGATCCTCGCCACCCGCGACGCGGCCTCGCCCTTCCCCTGGGCGGGGGTCCGGCTCGAGGGCGACATCGACGACCTCGTGGCGGTCTGGCCGGCCGTGGACGCCGAGGACCGCTTCCGCGCGACGCTGCGCCAGAACCGCTTCCGCGACCGCGCCGCGGGCCGCACGCTCGCCGGCCCGCAGGCCTCCGACCTCGTGGTGCGCCACGGCCCCAAGGACGTGCCGGCCGGCACCGCCTCGACCGGCGAGCAGAAGGCGCTGCTGATCGGCCTCGTGCTCGCCCATGCCCGCCTGGTCGCCGGCATGAGCGGGCTGGCGCCCCTCGTCCTCCTCGACGAGGTCGCGGCCCATCTCGACCCGCGCCGGCGCGCGGGCCTGTTCGACGCCCTGGAGGCGCTGCCGGGGCAGGTCTGGATGACCGGGGCGGATCCGGCGCTGTTCGCGGAACTCGGGAGCCGCGGCGACGTGGTCGCGGTGGCGGAGGGGCAGGTGCGGCCCGGCTGA